Proteins from a genomic interval of Euleptes europaea isolate rEulEur1 chromosome 18, rEulEur1.hap1, whole genome shotgun sequence:
- the TNK1 gene encoding non-receptor tyrosine-protein kinase TNK1, with product MAPDDGTEWLLQLLTEIQLEQFYGKIRNELHVTRPGHFDYVRPTDLDRIGMGRPGQRRLEDALKRRKPPGQRPMSWVYKMFTGVKSPESEEAPASQSSTPRTDPGSLKCLINEWDLVLRELLGDGCFGVVHRAEWSAPGGRTILVAVKSLRSDVSSDPAALIDFLNEVNAMCYLDHPNLLRLHGVVLTQPLKMVTELAPLGSLYDRLRPPFPLHRLWSYSLQVAKGMAYLEAKLFIHRDLAARNILLASEEHAKIGDFGLMRPLSSKSDRYIMSAHRRIPFAWCAPESLRTGVFTSASDVWMFGVTIWEMFSYCEEPWMGFSGRQIMLKVDREGGRLERPDDCPRGIYALALKCWAHSPEERPRFREIINLLQELRPKEVKAAQSLHEPGWLHLELNDTITVIDSSPDSSSWRGQNKRTLRVGIFPSSIVVPEETAPPAGTPLISLPLRSSFLHLAHWDVEPDRSWGAPDRIEKKPKAPGGSPGPMRSGAQQLLRLTRLSKSLESISEFSILRDKPRIPLFKPDNPPAVSRRRFSDLPGPFPSAQSPEHRAPKPATRFPNPALPSWALPKPDCPLGAREKEPRPLRTAPKGAAGPSSGPGGGQRPTTDVEKKIKEVQERVHGVTTEECREALRLHSWDPQKAAQMLKVDQLFHIGSHSREECRRILERHRWNLAMASRYVLSRGLRA from the exons ATGGCACCTGATGACGGCACGGAATGGTTGCTGCAGCTGCTGACGGAAATCCAGTTGGAACAATTTTACGGCAAGATCCGCAATGAACTCCACGTGACGCGTCCCGGCCATTTTGATTATGTCAGACCCACCGACCTTGACCGCATTGGCATGGGGCGCCCAG GACAGAGACGGTTAGAAGATGCTCTAAAGCGCAGGAAGCCCCCAGGCCAGCGCCCGATGTCCTGGGTGTACAAG ATGTTCACCGGGGTGAAAAGTCCAGAGAGCGAAGAAGCCCCCGCCTCCCAGTCCTCCACCCCCCGCACGGACCCCGGCTCCCTCAAGTGCCTGATCAATGAGTGGGACTTGGTGCTGCGGGAACTCCTCGGGGATGGCTGCTTCGGAGTGGTGCACCGTGCCGAATGGAGCGCCCCAGGCGGCAGGACG ATACTGGTGGCAGTGAAGTCTCTGCGCTCTGATGTCTCGTCCGATCCGGCGGCCCTCATCGACTTCCTGAACGAGGTCAATGCCATGTGCTACCTGGATCACCCCAACCTCTTGCGCCTCCACGGGGTGGTGCTCACCCAGCCCCTCAAGATG GTGACGGAGCTGGCCCCGCTGGGCTCACTCTACGACCGCCTCCGcccacccttccccctccaccggcTCTGGAGCTACAGCCTGCAGGTGGCCAAAGGCATGGCCTACCTGGAAGCCAAACTCTTCATCCACCGTGACCTGGCGGCGCGCAACATCCTCCTGGCCTCCGAGGAGCATGCCAAGATCGGCGACTTTGGACTCATGCGCCCGCTGTCCAGCAAGAGCGACCGCTACATCATGTCTGCCCACCGTCGCATCCCGTTTGCTTG GTGCGCCCCGGAGAGCTTGCGCACAGGGGTCTTCACCAGCGCTTCTGACGTGTGGATGTTCGGGGTCACCATCTGGGAGATGTTCTCCTACTGCGAAGAGCCGTGGATGGGTTTCTCTGGGCGCCAG ATCATGCTCAAGGTAGACAGAGAGGGGGGGCGACTGGAACGCCCGGATGATTGCCCCCGGGGCATCTATGCCCTGGCACTGAAATGCTGGGCCCACAGCCCCGAGGAGCGGCCCCGTTTCCGGGAGATCATCAACTTGTTACAAGAG CTCCGTCCCAAGGAAGTGAAGGCTGCCCAGAGCTTGCATGAGCCAGGATGGCTGCACCTGGAGCTAAATGACACCATCACGGTGATTGACAGCAG CCCCGATTCTTCCAGCTGGCGCGGACAGAACAAGCGGACACTCAGAGTTGGCATCTTCCCGTCGTCCATTGTGGTGCCGGAAGAAACAGCGCCCCCTGCTGGGACCCCTCTCATTAGCCTCCCCCTGCGAAGTTCCTTTCTTCACCTGGCTCATTGGGACGTGGAACCTGACCGGAGCTGGGGGGCGCCAGACCGGATAGA GAAGAAACCGAAAGCCCCAGGGGGAAGCCCAGGTCCGATGCGATCTGGGGCTCAGCAGCTCTTGCGCTTGACAC GCCTCTCCAAAAGTTTGGAGTCCATTTCTGAATTCAGCATTCTTCGTGACAAGCCTCGGATCCCTCTCTTCAAGCCAGACAACCCCCCTGCCGTCTCCCGTCGGCGTTTCAGCGATCTTCCAGGCCCTTTTCCGTCAGCCCAGTCCCCTGAGCATCGAGCGCCCAAGCCGGCCACCCGCTTCCCTAATCCAGCCCTCCCTTCCTGGGCCCTTCCCAAACCTGACTGTCCTCTGGGGGCCAGGGAGAAGGAGCCGCGACCTCTCCGGACAGCACCCAAAGGAGCTGCGGGGCCATCCTCAGGGCCCGGTGGCGGGCAACGACCGACCACTGACGTCGAGAAGAAAATCAAGGAG gtaCAAGAACGGGTTCACGGAGTGACGACGGAGGAATGTCGCGAAGCCCTGAGGCTGCACAGCTGGGACCCTCAGAAAGCCGCCCAGATGCTGAAG GTGGACCAGCTCTTCCACATCGGCTCCCACTCCCGGGAGGAGTGCCGGCGGATCTTGGAGCGGCACCGCTGGAACCTGGCCATGGCCTCCCGCTACGTGCTCAGCAGGGGCCTGCGGGCCTGA